A genomic window from Streptomyces brevispora includes:
- the cobJ gene encoding precorrin-3B C(17)-methyltransferase translates to MIGLISATAAGAVARDRLAAAWPGRAVVYDGPVREAVRRAFAECEQLVCFLATGAVVRLVAPLLVDKAADPGIVCVDEAGRHAVALLGGHGGGANALAVEVGEVLGAAPVVTTATDAVGIAGLDMLGLPVEGDVAGVSRAMLDGAPVALRADAAGPLPALPPNVSPDGAGPAVLYITDRIIELASQEAVLRPASLAVGVGASKDAPEDEVLGLIRDALAGAGLSPLSVAELVTVDAKAGEPGIVAAAARLGVPLRTYPAAELARIEVPHPSDAPLAAVGTPSVAEAAALAAGGELLVPKRKSQPEGRAAMATCAVVRRAPRGRLAVVGLGPGARDLLTPRARDELRRASVLVGLDQYVDQIRDLLRPGTTVLESGLGAEEERARTAVAEARKGHAVALIGSGDAGVYAMASPALAEAGADIDVVGVPGVTAALAAAAILGAPLGHDHVSISLSDLHTPWEVIERRVRAAAEADIIVTFYNPRSRGRDWQLPKALSILAGHREPATPVGVVRNASRPDESSRVTSLAELDPETVDMMTVVTVGNTATREIAGRMVTPRGYRWQSAPDSPAGESAR, encoded by the coding sequence GTGATCGGCCTCATCTCCGCGACGGCGGCCGGCGCCGTCGCCCGCGACCGGCTGGCCGCGGCCTGGCCCGGCCGCGCCGTGGTCTACGACGGCCCGGTGCGCGAGGCCGTGCGGCGGGCGTTCGCCGAGTGTGAGCAGTTGGTGTGCTTCCTCGCCACGGGGGCCGTGGTGCGGTTGGTCGCGCCGCTGCTGGTGGACAAGGCCGCGGATCCGGGGATCGTCTGTGTGGACGAGGCGGGGCGCCATGCGGTGGCGCTGCTCGGCGGGCACGGCGGCGGGGCGAACGCCCTGGCGGTGGAGGTCGGTGAGGTGCTGGGCGCCGCGCCGGTCGTGACGACGGCGACGGACGCGGTGGGGATCGCCGGTCTGGACATGCTCGGCCTCCCCGTGGAGGGGGATGTCGCGGGGGTGTCGCGGGCGATGCTCGACGGTGCGCCGGTGGCGTTGCGGGCGGACGCGGCAGGGCCGTTGCCGGCCCTGCCGCCGAACGTGAGCCCGGACGGTGCGGGCCCGGCGGTGCTGTACATCACCGACCGGATCATCGAACTCGCTTCGCAGGAAGCCGTGTTGCGGCCCGCCTCGCTCGCCGTCGGGGTCGGTGCGTCCAAGGACGCGCCCGAGGACGAGGTGCTCGGGCTGATCCGGGACGCCCTGGCCGGGGCGGGGCTCTCGCCCTTGAGCGTCGCGGAGTTGGTGACCGTGGACGCGAAGGCCGGGGAGCCGGGGATCGTGGCCGCCGCCGCACGGCTCGGGGTGCCGCTGCGGACGTACCCGGCCGCGGAACTGGCCCGGATCGAAGTGCCGCATCCGTCCGACGCGCCGCTCGCCGCCGTCGGAACGCCGTCGGTGGCGGAGGCCGCCGCGCTCGCGGCGGGCGGTGAACTCCTCGTACCGAAGCGGAAGTCACAGCCCGAGGGGCGCGCGGCGATGGCGACCTGCGCGGTGGTCCGCCGGGCTCCGCGCGGTCGGCTGGCCGTCGTCGGGCTCGGCCCCGGTGCCCGTGATCTGCTGACGCCGCGCGCCCGCGACGAGCTGCGGCGGGCCTCGGTGCTGGTCGGGCTGGACCAGTACGTCGACCAGATCAGGGACCTGCTGCGGCCCGGCACCACGGTGTTGGAGTCGGGGCTGGGCGCCGAGGAGGAGCGGGCCCGTACCGCGGTCGCGGAGGCGCGCAAGGGGCATGCCGTGGCGCTGATCGGCAGTGGCGACGCGGGCGTGTACGCGATGGCGTCGCCCGCGCTCGCCGAAGCCGGGGCCGATATCGATGTGGTGGGTGTGCCGGGGGTGACGGCCGCGTTGGCGGCCGCCGCGATCCTGGGTGCCCCGCTGGGCCACGACCACGTCTCGATCAGCCTCTCCGATCTGCACACGCCGTGGGAGGTCATCGAACGCCGGGTACGGGCCGCGGCCGAGGCCGACATCATCGTGACGTTCTACAACCCGCGCAGCCGGGGCCGCGACTGGCAGCTCCCGAAGGCGCTGTCGATCCTGGCCGGGCACCGGGAGCCGGCCACACCGGTCGGAGTCGTACGCAATGCCTCACGCCCCGACGAGAGCAGCCGGGTGACCTCGCTGGCGGAACTGGACCCGGAGACGGTCGACATGATGACCGTCGTGACCGTCGGCAACACGGCCACCCGGGAGATCGCGGGCCGCATGGTCACCCCGCGCGGCTACCGCTGGCAGTCGGCCCCGGACTCCCCGGCCGGGGAGTCCGCCCGATGA
- the cbiE gene encoding precorrin-6y C5,15-methyltransferase (decarboxylating) subunit CbiE, which translates to MIRVFGTGTGAPLGPDAVAALARATLVVGARRHLDGAALPERAGRVVLGPLAPALDRIEGQLAEDGARVVVLASGDPGFFGIVRALAERFGPAALDVRPGAPSVAVAFARLGLPWDDAVVVSAHGRDPRTAVNVCLAHPKVAVLTGPGAGPAELAAGLVYRSEERVLVVATALGDPEHERVERLTPREAAVRSWPDPVSVVLCLDESRALSPVRTVAGPAAGPAGWALDEAEFEHRDSMITKFEVRALALARLGPRTGDLVWDIGAGSGSVAVECARLGAAAVAVEKTSDGVGRIRANAAAHGVYVRAVHGAAPVVLSDLPDPDAVFVGGGGRELPAIVTACARRARRAVVVAVAALDRVPQVRSALAAAGFEPEGVLLQSSRLAPLPGDVTRLAAANPVFLLWGVRPAVRASEGAVQ; encoded by the coding sequence GTGATCCGGGTATTCGGTACGGGAACGGGGGCGCCGCTCGGCCCCGACGCCGTGGCGGCTCTGGCGCGGGCCACGCTGGTGGTCGGCGCGCGGCGCCATCTGGACGGCGCGGCGCTCCCGGAGCGGGCCGGCCGGGTGGTCCTCGGGCCGCTGGCTCCGGCCCTCGACCGGATCGAAGGGCAACTGGCCGAGGACGGGGCCCGGGTGGTGGTGCTGGCCTCCGGTGATCCGGGGTTCTTCGGGATCGTACGGGCGCTGGCGGAGCGGTTCGGGCCGGCGGCGCTCGATGTGCGGCCGGGCGCTCCTTCGGTCGCGGTGGCGTTCGCCCGGCTGGGGCTGCCGTGGGACGACGCGGTGGTGGTCAGCGCGCACGGGCGGGATCCGCGGACCGCGGTGAACGTGTGCCTGGCGCACCCCAAGGTCGCGGTGCTGACCGGCCCGGGTGCGGGTCCCGCCGAGCTGGCGGCCGGGCTGGTGTACCGGAGCGAGGAGCGCGTCCTGGTCGTCGCGACGGCGCTCGGGGACCCGGAGCACGAGCGCGTCGAGCGGCTGACGCCCCGGGAGGCGGCGGTCCGCTCATGGCCCGATCCGGTGAGTGTGGTGCTGTGCCTGGACGAGTCGCGGGCCCTGTCGCCGGTGCGGACGGTGGCGGGTCCGGCCGCCGGTCCGGCGGGGTGGGCGCTGGACGAGGCGGAGTTCGAGCACCGTGACTCGATGATCACCAAGTTCGAGGTGCGGGCGCTGGCGCTGGCCCGGCTCGGGCCGCGCACGGGTGACCTGGTCTGGGACATCGGTGCCGGGTCGGGATCGGTGGCGGTGGAGTGCGCCCGGCTCGGGGCAGCCGCCGTCGCCGTCGAGAAGACGTCGGACGGGGTCGGGCGGATCCGGGCGAACGCGGCCGCGCACGGGGTGTACGTGCGGGCGGTGCACGGTGCCGCACCGGTCGTGCTGTCCGATCTGCCCGACCCGGACGCGGTGTTCGTCGGGGGCGGCGGGCGTGAACTGCCCGCGATCGTGACCGCGTGCGCCCGGCGGGCGCGGCGCGCCGTGGTGGTCGCGGTGGCGGCCCTGGACCGGGTGCCGCAGGTGCGGTCGGCGCTGGCCGCCGCCGGGTTCGAGCCCGAGGGGGTGCTGCTCCAGTCCTCCCGGCTGGCGCCGCTGCCCGGTGACGTGACCCGGCTCGCCGCCGCCAATCCGGTGTTTCTGCTGTGGGGCGTCCGCCCCGCGGTTCGTGCAAGTGAAGGAGCAGTCCAGTGA
- the cobM gene encoding precorrin-4 C(11)-methyltransferase has product MSEAVDAAGAVAAPTRGTVTFVGAGPGAADLLTFRAARAIADADIVIWAASLVQAEVLEHAREGAEILDSAQMSLEAVVEVYRRAADEGLKVARIHSGDPALWGGTQEQVDRCGELGVAVEIVPGVSSFSAVAAIARRELTIPEVAQSVILTRLGGGKTPMPPGEEVREFARHGTTMALFLSAARSGQLTQELLEGGYPTTTPVVVAYQATWPEELILHCTIETLEETVKEHKLWKHTLFLVGPALSASGTRSHLYHPGHFHGYRKADKAARAELRAQRSGS; this is encoded by the coding sequence ATGTCCGAAGCAGTCGACGCAGCCGGCGCAGTCGCCGCGCCCACCCGCGGCACCGTGACGTTCGTCGGTGCCGGCCCCGGCGCCGCCGATCTGCTGACCTTCCGGGCGGCACGGGCCATCGCGGACGCCGACATCGTGATCTGGGCGGCGAGCCTGGTGCAGGCGGAGGTCCTCGAGCACGCCCGGGAGGGCGCCGAGATCCTCGACTCGGCCCAGATGTCCCTCGAAGCGGTGGTCGAGGTGTACCGGCGGGCGGCGGACGAGGGGCTGAAGGTGGCCCGTATCCACTCCGGCGATCCGGCGCTCTGGGGCGGCACTCAGGAGCAGGTCGACCGGTGCGGTGAGCTGGGGGTGGCGGTCGAGATCGTGCCCGGCGTCTCGTCGTTCTCGGCGGTCGCGGCGATCGCGCGGCGCGAGCTGACCATCCCGGAGGTGGCGCAGTCGGTGATCCTGACCCGGCTCGGCGGCGGCAAGACGCCGATGCCGCCGGGCGAGGAGGTGCGGGAGTTCGCGCGGCACGGCACGACGATGGCGCTCTTCCTGTCGGCTGCCCGGTCCGGGCAGCTGACCCAGGAACTGCTGGAGGGCGGCTATCCCACGACCACGCCCGTCGTGGTCGCGTACCAGGCGACCTGGCCGGAGGAGCTGATCCTGCACTGCACGATCGAGACGCTGGAGGAGACGGTCAAGGAGCACAAGCTCTGGAAGCACACGCTGTTCCTGGTCGGCCCCGCCCTGTCGGCGTCGGGCACCCGTTCGCACCTCTACCACCCGGGTCATTTCCACGGTTACCGCAAGGCCGACAAGGCGGCTCGGGCCGAGCTGCGGGCCCAGCGGTCCGGCTCGTGA
- a CDS encoding sirohydrochlorin chelatase: MNTPSAQPALLIAGHGTRDEGGAAAFRDFVAELGARNPQLPVAGGFIELSPPPLGDAVTELVERGVKRFAAVPLMLVSAGHAKGDIPAALTREKERHPGISYTYGRPLGPHPALLKVLERRVDEVLGDTDRSEVTVLLVGRGSTDPDANAEVYKASRLFWEGRGYAGVETAFVSLAAPDVPSGLDRCVKLGAGRIVVLPYFLFTGILPDRVRQQTGKWAAAHPELDVRSAEVIGAAEELLDLVMERYREAVKGDLRMNCDSCVYRIALPGFEDKVGLPQQPHFHPDDDGHHHHPHHGGHAHSH; this comes from the coding sequence GTGAACACCCCGTCCGCCCAGCCCGCACTGCTGATCGCCGGCCACGGCACCCGGGACGAGGGCGGGGCCGCCGCCTTCCGCGACTTCGTGGCCGAGCTCGGCGCCCGCAACCCGCAACTGCCCGTCGCGGGCGGCTTCATCGAGCTGTCGCCGCCGCCGCTCGGCGACGCGGTGACCGAGCTCGTCGAGCGTGGTGTGAAGCGCTTCGCCGCCGTCCCGCTGATGCTGGTGTCGGCGGGGCACGCCAAGGGCGACATCCCGGCGGCGCTGACCCGCGAGAAGGAGCGCCACCCCGGCATCTCGTACACCTACGGGCGTCCGCTGGGCCCGCACCCGGCGCTGCTGAAGGTGCTGGAGCGGCGGGTCGACGAGGTACTGGGCGACACCGACCGCTCCGAGGTGACGGTGCTGCTGGTCGGGCGCGGCTCCACCGACCCGGACGCCAACGCCGAGGTGTACAAGGCGTCGAGGCTGTTCTGGGAGGGCCGGGGGTACGCCGGGGTGGAGACGGCGTTCGTCTCGCTGGCCGCACCCGATGTGCCGTCGGGTCTGGACCGTTGCGTGAAGCTGGGTGCGGGGCGCATAGTCGTTCTGCCGTACTTCCTCTTCACCGGCATCCTGCCGGACCGGGTGCGTCAGCAGACCGGGAAGTGGGCCGCCGCCCATCCGGAGCTGGATGTCCGGTCGGCCGAGGTGATCGGCGCCGCGGAGGAACTGCTCGATCTCGTCATGGAGCGCTACCGGGAGGCCGTCAAGGGCGATCTGCGGATGAACTGCGACTCTTGCGTGTACCGGATCGCACTGCCGGGCTTCGAGGACAAGGTGGGACTGCCGCAGCAGCCGCACTTCCACCCTGACGACGACGGCCATCACCACCACCCCCACCATGGCGGTCATGCACACTCCCACTGA